A region of Sugiyamaella lignohabitans strain CBS 10342 chromosome A, complete sequence DNA encodes the following proteins:
- the PAC1 gene encoding Pac1p (Involved in nuclear migration, part of the dynein/dynactin pathway; targets dynein to microtubule tips, which is necessary for sliding of microtubules along bud cortex; serves at interface between dynein's ATPase site and its microtubule binding stalk, causing individual dynein motors to remain attached to microtubules for long periods; synthetic lethal with bni1; homolog of human LIS1, mutations in which cause the severe brain disorder lissencephaly; GO_component: GO:0005737 - cytoplasm [Evidence IEA,IEA]; GO_component: GO:0005737 - cytoplasm [Evidence IDA] [PMID 11914276]; GO_component: GO:0005881 - cytoplasmic microtubule [Evidence IDA] [PMID 12566428]; GO_component: GO:0005881 - cytoplasmic microtubule [Evidence IDA] [PMID 15965467]; GO_component: GO:0005856 - cytoskeleton [Evidence IEA,IEA]; GO_component: GO:0005874 - microtubule [Evidence IEA]; GO_component: GO:0005875 - microtubule associated complex [Evidence IEA]; GO_component: GO:0005634 - nucleus [Evidence IEA,IEA]; GO_component: GO:0005634 - nucleus [Evidence IDA] [PMID 15965467]; GO_component: GO:0000922 - spindle pole [Evidence IEA]; GO_function: GO:0045502 - dynein binding [Evidence IEA]; GO_function: GO:0051010 - microtubule plus-end binding [Evidence IDA] [PMID 15965467]; GO_process: GO:0007049 - cell cycle [Evidence IEA]; GO_process: GO:0051301 - cell division [Evidence IEA]; GO_process: GO:0006928 - cellular component movement [Evidence IEA]; GO_process: GO:0000132 - establishment of mitotic spindle orientation [Evidence IEA]; GO_process: GO:0007017 - microtubule-based process [Evidence IEA]; GO_process: GO:0007067 - mitotic nuclear division [Evidence IEA]; GO_process: GO:0030473 - nuclear migration along microtubule [Evidence IMP] [PMID 12566428]; GO_process: GO:2000582 - positive regulation of plus-end-directed microtubule motor activity [Evidence IMP] [PMID 22939623]; GO_process: GO:0006810 - transport [Evidence IEA]) encodes MIKIWDWELGELERTIKAHTKSVLDIDFGGPSRDEILLASCSSDLTIKIWDPSNDYSNVRTLTGHDHTISSVRFTPSGTHLISASRDKTIRIWEVKSGYSIKTIHGHSEWVRSISVSLDGNYILSGGIDQSARISSFSTGEGKLQFIGHDHVIEHVVFAPKSAYPYLAALEGLEQPVTSIYSPSFEYVATASRDKTIKIWNSRQELIATLVGHENWVRAIEFHPGGKYLLSVSDDKSIRCWDLSQQGRCVKTIQEAHHHFVSCIKWAPPAASVDEDPATSTNLDLKNMRGLIATGSVDLEIKVWT; translated from the coding sequence ATGATTAAAATCTGGGACTGGGAACTTGGCGAACTAGAAAGAACTATTAAAGCTCATACCAAGTCTGTTTTGGATATTGATTTCGGTGGGCCATCGAGAGACGAGATTCTACTAGCATCCTGTTCATCAGATCTTACCATTAAAATCTGGGACCCATCGAATGATTATTCCAATGTGCGTACCTTGACAGGTCATGATCATACCATCTCCAGTGTACGATTCACTCCCTCAGGTACTCATTTGATATCGGCATCACGAGACAAGACCATCCGCATCTGGGAAGTCAAGAGTGGCTATTCCATCAAAACTATCCATGGTCATTCGGAGTGGGTTCGAAGCATAAGCGTGTCATTAGACGGCAATTATATCCTGTCAGGAGGAATAGATCAATCTGCGAGAATCTCTAGCTTCAGCACTGGTGAAGGTAAACTACAATTTATTGGTCACGACCACGTTATTGAGCATGTTGTATTTGCTCCAAAGTCTGCGTACCCTTACTTAGCAGCTCTCGAAGGGCTGGAACAGCCTGTTACTTCGATTTATTCGCCATCGTTCGAATACGTCGCGACTGCTTCTCGAGACAAGACCATCAAGATATGGAACTCTCGACAAGAGCTCATTGCAACTCTAGTGGGTCATGAGAACTGGGTACGAGCCATAGAATTCCATCCGGGTGGTAAATACCTGCTTAGTGTGTCAGACGACAAAAGCATTCGGTGTTGGGATCTGAGTCAGCAGGGTCGGTGTGTAAAAACAATTCAAGAGGCCCATCACCATTTTGTAAGCTGTATAAAATGGGCCCCACCAGCGGCATCGGTTGACGAGGATCCTGCGACGTCTACCAACTTAGATTTAAAGAACATGAGGGGATTAATAGCAACTGGTAGTGTAGATTTAGAAATAAAGGTGTGGACGTGA
- the MAM3 gene encoding Mam3p (Protein required for normal mitochondrial morphology; has similarity to hemolysins; GO_component: GO:0000329 - fungal-type vacuole membrane [Evidence IDA] [PMID 14562095]; GO_component: GO:0016021 - integral component of membrane [Evidence IEA]; GO_component: GO:0016021 - integral component of membrane [Evidence ISM] [PMID 12192589]; GO_component: GO:0016020 - membrane [Evidence IEA]; GO_component: GO:0005774 - vacuolar membrane [Evidence IEA]; GO_component: GO:0005773 - vacuole [Evidence IEA]; GO_function: GO:0030554 - adenyl nucleotide binding [Evidence IEA]; GO_function: GO:0003674 - molecular_function [Evidence ND]; GO_process: GO:0030026 - cellular manganese ion homeostasis [Evidence IMP] [PMID 15498024]; GO_process: GO:0007005 - mitochondrion organization [Evidence IMP] [PMID 10628851]), translated as MSESDGDPSICCHAPTNTRQAGQLNGAPGTGVTALAPAVSHTKKRAQRDRKNLCKEHISASGKVVVSDRNIKDKSYKIAPISAIVPNSDESTGSDTTVEMSTGGRIKLGTSTTLSIARLLVALIGLLPAISAYPIHHASIQESSDGDGPALEDESDFLLNMSVSAFLVILGGVFAGLTLGLMGQDEIYLEVMKQSGSPSERKSADKVLTLLSKGKHWVLVTLLLGNVITNETLPIVLDRCLGGGWPAVVSSTVAIVIFGEIIPQSISVRYGLAVGAAFAPFVLGLMYLMYPVAYPIALLLDHTLGEGHGTVYKKAGLKTLVTLHKNMGVERLNQDEVTIISAVLDLKEKPVGTIMTPMEDVFVLSADTILDEKTMEQILHTGFNRIPIHEPGEPENFIGMLLVRILITYDPEDALPISSFPLATLPETGPDTSCLNILNYFQEGKSHMIIVSDNPGEPYGALGVLTLEDVIEELIGEEIVDESDVYIDVHKAIRRAHPGPLTKTHSYNHVSGEVPNGTTNYTATNGSSTADTNTTHDQIALETPPTRSSPRTSLCFENVLTALASHSQEGAGDRPFPKLGPSNKASNPIPTTTRNITVKRALGTGPNTAGTNSAVNSPLIPASGGPKNASKTEPYHTSHGTRGGSSGSIPIDDQLLSVPTAKKGPVTVSELGAVQEALASSVGKRSFEHDHDGDLAYESRVVSPSIPESHSYRVGGIIESVINVHGVNKVVIEDVSVHSDQPLSNRSSPSNSIRSNRDRDGSNDDTRPLLSPK; from the coding sequence ATGTCTGAATCCGACGGAGATCCCAGTATATGTTGCCACGCCCCGACCAATACTCGACAGGCAGGGCAGTTGAATGGTGCGCCTGGCACTGGAGTCACTGCCCTGGCTCCTGCTGTTTCACATACCAAGAAAAGAGCTCAACGTGACAGGAAGAACCTGTGCAAAGAGCACATTAGTGCTAGTGGTAAGGTGGTTGTTAGTGATAGAAATATCAAGGACAAATCATACAAGATTGCTCCTATTTCAGCTATTGTGCCTAATTCAGATGAGAGCACTGGTAGCGATACTACTGTTGAAATGAGCACTGGCGGCCGTATAAAATTAGGAACCTCAACTACATTATCCATTGCCAGACTTTTAGTTGCCCTTATCGGCTTGTTGCCAGCTATTTCAGCTTATCCTATTCATCATGCATCAATACAGGAGTCAAGTGATGGCGATGGCCCTGCTCTGGAAGATGAGTCTGACTTTTTGCTAAATATGTCCGTCTCGGCATTCCTAGTTATCCTTGGTGGTGTTTTTGCTGGTCTCACTCTTGGCTTGATGGGCCAGgatgaaatatatttgGAGGTTATGAAACAATCTGGATCCCCCAGCGAACGTAAATCTGCTGACAAAGTCCTTACTCTTCTTAGCAAAGGTAAGCACTGGGTATTGGTCACGTTGTTGTTAGGAAATGTTATAACAAATGAGACACTACCCATTGTGTTAGACCGTTGCTTAGGCGGCGGCTGGCCTGCTGTTGTATCGTCAACTGTTGCAATTGTTATCTTCGGTGAAATTATTCCTCAATCAATTTCAGTTCGTTATGGACTTGCGGTTGGTGCTGCATTTGCTCCTTTTGTGTTGGGTCTCATGTATCTTATGTACCCCGTTGCATACCCCATAGCCCTGTTATTAGATCACACTCTTGGTGAGGGCCATGGTACTGTGTATAAAAAGGCGGGCCTGAAGACATTAGTCACTCTTCATAAGAATATGGGAGTTGAAAGATTAAACCAGGATGAAGTGACAATTATTTCTGCTGTATTGGATTTGAAGGAGAAACCAGTTGGGACCATCATGACTCCTATGGAGGATGTATTTGTTCTTAGTGCTGATACAATTCTTGATGAAAAGACGATGGAACAAATTCTTCACACCGGTTTCAACCGTATTCCTATTCATGAACCTGGCGAGCCTGAGAACTTTATTGGTATGCTGCTTGTTCGTATTCTTATCACTTATGATCCTGAAGATGCTCTTCCTATTTCGTCATTTCCTTTGGCAACTTTGCCTGAAACTGGGCCTGATACCTCATGTTTGAATATTCTAAACTACTTCCAAGAAGGTAAATCGCACATGATCATTGTATCGGATAATCCAGGTGAACCTTATGGAGCATTAGGTGTATTGACTCTCGAAGATGTTATTGAAGAGCTTATTGGTGAGGAGATTGTAGATGAGTCTGATGTTTATATTGATGTTCACAAGGCTATTCGTCGTGCCCATCCTGGTCCCTTGACTAAGACCCACAGTTACAATCATGTGTCTGGCGAAGTTCCCAATGGTACTACCAACTACACAGCGACCAATGGATCATCTACTGCCGATACAAATACAACCCATGATCAAATTGCCCTGGAAACGCCACCTACCCGTTCTTCCCCCCGTACATCTCTTTGCTTTGAAAATGTACTTACTGCATTAGCTTCTCATTCACAGGAGGGCGCTGGAGACCGACCCTTTCCAAAGCTTGGACCATCTAATAAAGCATCTAACCCAATTCCTACAACCACTAGAAATATCACTGTTAAGCGCGCCCTAGGAACAGGTCCTAACACTGCTGGTACCAATAGCGCAGTTAATTCGCCTTTGATTCCTGCTAGTGGGGGTCCCAAAAACGCTTCCAAGACCGAACCGTATCATACATCCCATGGTACTCGTGGAGGATCTTCTGGATCGATACCAATTGATGACCAGTTGCTTTCTGTCCCGACCGCCAAGAAGGGGCCTGTAACAGTTTCAGAACTTGGAGCTGTTCAAGAAGCCCTGGCCAGTAGTGTTGGTAAACGTTCTTTCGAGCACGATCATGATGGGGATCTTGCCTATGAGAGCCGTGTTGTGAGCCCCTCAATCCCTGAAAGTCATAGCTATCGGGTTGGTGGTATTATTGAGAGTGTTATCAATGTTCATGGCGTAAATAAAGTCGTGATTGAAGATGTGAGCGTTCATAGTGATCAACCTCTGTCCAACAGATCAAGCCCTTCAAACTCCATTAGAAGTAATCGCGATCGCGATGGTTCCAACGATGACACCCGTCCATTATTGTCTCCTAAATAG
- the ADH4 gene encoding alcohol dehydrogenase ADH4 (Alcohol dehydrogenase isoenzyme type IV; dimeric enzyme demonstrated to be zinc-dependent despite sequence similarity to iron-activated alcohol dehydrogenases; transcription is induced in response to zinc deficiency; GO_component: GO:0005739 - mitochondrion [Evidence IEA,IEA]; GO_component: GO:0005739 - mitochondrion [Evidence IDA] [PMID 14562095]; GO_component: GO:0005739 - mitochondrion [Evidence IDA] [PMID 17054397]; GO_function: GO:0004022 - alcohol dehydrogenase (NAD) activity [Evidence IEA]; GO_function: GO:0004022 - alcohol dehydrogenase (NAD) activity [Evidence IMP] [PMID 3023838]; GO_function: GO:0004022 - alcohol dehydrogenase (NAD) activity [Evidence IDA] [PMID 3282541]; GO_function: GO:0046872 - metal ion binding [Evidence IEA,IEA]; GO_function: GO:0016491 - oxidoreductase activity [Evidence IEA,IEA]; GO_process: GO:0000947 - amino acid catabolic process to alcohol via Ehrlich pathway [Evidence IGI] [PMID 12499363]; GO_process: GO:0006113 - fermentation [Evidence IMP] [PMID 3023838]; GO_process: GO:0055114 - oxidation-reduction process [Evidence IEA,IEA]) encodes MKMLIRTVRSKKQAALSLLKHAQKHPPACPCHGCTGKAVGAGLKSAASTMLAQRAFGASRNAVEADYAFEMSFSSIRYGLGVTREVGYDFKHLGADKVALFTDKNLLDKTAVKAAVESLDSQGIKYEIYSDVIVEPKDHGIRHAIDWARQHQPNAYLAVGGGSVMDTAKIANLFQTYPEADLMDFVNAPVGKGMPVERQVFPLIAVPTTAGTGSETTGTAIFDLTSQKSKTGIASRAIKPILGMVDPLNASTMPASVKASSGLDVLCHALESYTTIPYNQRTPRPKDPILRPAYQGANPISDIFCTAAMKLIVEYLPRSVKDPEDFVAQEQTVLAATLAGICLNNSGVHLAHGLSYPLSSQNKGYKHYGYEVDHPIIPHGVT; translated from the exons ATGAAAATGCTCATCAGGACAGTTCGGTCTAAGAAACAAGCGGCATTATCGCTTTTAAAACACGCTCAGAAACACCCCCCTGCTTGTCCTTGCCATGGGTGTACTGGCAAAGCAGTTGGTGCTGGATTGAAGTCTGCTGCCAGTACCATGTTGGCTCAGCGAGCTTTTGGCGCTTCGAGAAATGCTGTCGAGGCGGATTATGCATTTGAAATGAGTTTTAGTAGCATTCGATATGGTTTAGGAGTGACTCGTGAAGTCGGCTATGATTTCAAGCACTTGGGTGCAGACAAAGTAGCATTGTTTACAGACAAAAATTTACTGGATAAAACGGCTGTtaaagctgctgttgaatcTCTGGACTCGCAAGGAATCAAATATGAAATTTACTCGGATGTTATTGTCGAGCCCAAAGATCACGGCATTCGTCATGCCATAGATTGGGCCCGTCAACATCAGCCTAATGCTTACTTGGCAGTAGGTGGTGGTTCCGTCATGGATACCGCCAAGATCGCCAATCTATTCCAAACTTATCCTGAAGCTGATTTAATGGACTTTGTCAATGCTCCTGTTGGTAAAGGCATGCCCGTGGAGCGCCAAGTGTTTCCACTAATTGCAGTTCCTACTACCGCAGGTACTGGATCCGAGACTACTGGTACTGCTATCTTTGATTTGACCAGTCAGAAATCCAAGACCGGTATCGCATCTCGTGCGATTAAACCCATTCTCGGTATGGTTGATCCATTGAATGCTAGTACCATGCCAGCGTCTGTCAAGGCATCGTCTGGTCTTGACGTATTGTGTCATGCTCTTGAGTCTTATACCACTATTCCATATAACCAGCGTACTCCTCGCCCCAAGGATCCAATTTTACGTCCAGCATACCAAGGAGCCAACCCTATTTCAGACATTTTTTGTACTGCTGCCATGAAACTCATCGTAGAATACCTACCTCGTTCCGTCAAGGACCCTGAGGATTTTGTAGCCCAAGAGCAAACAGTCTTAGCTGCTACCCTTGCAGGTATCTGTCTTAATAATAGTGGTGTACATCTTGCTCACGGTTTGTCATACCCATTATCCAGTCAAAATAAGGGGTATAAACATTATGGTTATGAAGTAGATCATCCTATTATCCCACATGGTGTCA CTTGA
- the YAP1 gene encoding DNA-binding transcription factor YAP1 produces MKMTTSAKSIHEFVNEENPFFDNYGKESEGDFLIDGDTFAQDKFNNSNNLMYSPISVESVTLSPNETPSPNNTFSLPEKRKIASPDRENSEEPVQVKSEANTESDNIKSKAAKADASSTVSSSKVAAAAAAAAKKAGRKPEEKEPENKRKAQNRAAQRAFRERKERHLKELEDRVLQLENEATATNDENNFLRLQVERLQEELKKYRQTSKGGLNPNVPTNTKNTVLLNQDLGGSTATLGSTGATKPFTFEFPFFSNGDKKRPSGSSVNSINSATSGKFQSRKSGTSESPFGSISSASPMSAASSSPATSVDSFRRSSSLGEPQPDEFCDQLSLACGTKDHPVPKAPSAKGSPVVITAGSIPWTSSASPQVVAGGGAGNTGAMTSSTSSRTPPGSGLGGIFSPSEFDVDFISEYRDPLFDGEQFTLPELATSEYSMFDPLENPIANTAFEMLNKNADLVKEQGTNNSFAVPVVPGVDAGVDPLADTVPSVGAGAADEETVPANPSKLMNCTAVWDRICQHPKFGDIDIDGLCHELRAKAKCSETGVLLTEKDVDKVLNAFS; encoded by the coding sequence ATGAAGATGACTACATCAGCCAAATCTATTCATGAATTTGTCAACGAAGAGAACCCTTTCTTTGACAACTACGGCAAGGAGTCGGAAGGGGACTTTCTGATTGATGGTGATACTTTTGCCCAAGATAAGTTCAATAACTCGAACAATCTTATGTATTCACCAATATCTGTTGAATCGGTGACTCTGTCGCCTAATGAAACACCTTCTCCAAACAATACGTTTTCATTACCAGAGAAGCGCAAGATTGCTTCTCCTGACCGTGAGAACTCGGAGGAGCCTGTTCAAGTTAAGTCTGAGGCTAATACTGAAAGCGACAATATCAAGTCAAAGGCCGCAAAGGCCGATGCTTCAAGTACAGTGTCTTCTTCTAAGGtagctgcagcagctgccgcAGCTGCCAAGAAGGCTGGTAGAAAGCCTGAAGAGAAGGAACCTGAAAACAAGCGTAAAGCTCAAAACCGTGCCGCTCAGCGTGCTTTTAGAGAGCGAAAGGAAAGACATTTAAAGGAACTTGAAGATCGTGTATTACAATTGGAAAATGAAGCCACTGCTACtaatgatgaaaataaCTTTTTGCGCTTACAAGTTGAACGGTTACAGGAAGAGTTGAAGAAATATCGTCAAACTAGCAAGGGAGGATTGAACCCAAATGTTCCTACTAACACTAAGAACACTGTTCTACTTAATCAGGACCTTGGTGGCTCAACTGCTACTCTCGGCAGCACAGGAGCTACAAAGCCGTTCACATTCGAGTTCCCATTCTTTTCTAATGGAGACAAGAAGCGACCTTCTGGTTCAAGTGTGAACAGTATTAACAGTGCCACCAGCGGCAAGTTCCAGTCTAGAAAGAGCGGTACTAGCGAATCACCATTTGGATCTATCTCGAGTGCATCTCCTATGTCGGCAGCGTCATCTTCTCCTGCTACTAGTGTTGACTCTTTCAGAAGATCGTCTAGTTTAGGTGAACCCCAGCCAGATGAGTTTTGTGATCAGTTGTCTCTTGCATGCGGTACTAAGGACCACCCAGTGCCCAAGGCCCCGAGTGCCAAGGGATCTCCAGTTGTGATCACAGCGGGATCTATTCCATGGACTTCTTCTGCATCCCCTCAAGTGGTTGCTGGCGGAGGAGCTGGTAATACTGGAGCCATGACAAGCTCAACGTCTTCAAGAACTCCACCAGGATCAGGACTTGGTGGAATCTTCTCGCCATCAGAGTTTGACGTGGATTTCATTAGTGAATACAGAGACCCGTTGTTTGACGGTGAGCAGTTCACACTCCCTGAGCTGGCAACTTCAGAATATAGCATGTTTGACCCACTAGAGAACCCCATTGCAAACACTGCCTTTGAGATGCTTAATAAGAACGCGGACTTGGTTAAGGAACAAGGGACCAACAACTCTTTTGCTGTTCCTGTGGTACCGGGTGTCGATGCCGGTGTAGATCCACTGGCTGACACAGTACCTAGTGTCGGCGCAGGCGCCGCTGATGAGGAGACTGTTCCTGCAAATCCATCCAAACTCATGAACTGTACTGCTGTATGGGACCGCATCTGCCAACATCCAAAGTttggtgatattgatattgatggaTTGTGCCATGAACTACGTGCAAAGGCCAAGTGTTCTGAGACTGGTGTCTTGCTGACCGAGAAGGACGTTGACAAGGTTCTCAACGCTTTCAGCTGA